The Pieris rapae chromosome 8, ilPieRapa1.1, whole genome shotgun sequence genomic interval ttgatttaaaaaatttcaatagCCCTCTATAAAACTATCCTAATTTAGAGTTAATTTTAGAAGGATAATTCCGCTCGTCACGTGTCGCTCCTCATGGTAATTCTACGATGAGTAGGAAacaagttaataattaattaattaattattagacgagtatattattaatagccCACCCATCCTTCTGCCGCGCCATGCCGGTATTTCCTGTAACATAGTTTATATCGgctgattttctttttaaatttaaaatgctttGTATATTTTGGTTATATAATGTGTTCctcgtttttttatatactttaagaGTGTGAACTGTAGACTGATtgcaattgtaattaataaatgtatatttaataattggcatcaatttaaaaaaatagatcaaatttttatcaaaataatccTTTTAgttagatataaattaaaaggatAAAGATAGATAGgttgtttatttatcttatatatatattctggGCTCCTACATAAAAACCTATCAGACAGCAGGGGAGTGTCAAGTCACACCTTTTCTAAAAAGGgactttattttcttaatcttAGCACTGGTGGGCTTAAGTATTATAAAGGCATCCAAGGACGTTTTCATAAAACGTTACATATTTGACATATCAAAATCAGTTATCACAGTTAATACTTCGCCGCCATTCAGCTGCATGTAAATCTGTGCATCGGATGATGCGATTACTGACCGCAATTAACTACATATAAATAGCCATTTTCCCGCTAGCAATATTTTGAGGGAATTCCATCGCAAGTTTCCCCAACTGTGGTTTAAATTGAGCTACTCTTATGTACGCGTATCATTGCTTCAACAGGAGCCCCAAGCTATGGTTTGAGCTCCGGAGTCTGTGGAAGATGAGAACAGGATCGCCCGAAAGTAATGGCTCCACACGCGGAGGATTGCGAAGAGGTctgttcataaatattattcccAAGAACTGAAAGTGTtactaacacaaaatataataaagtcatAGGTTTTAACAATGGTACGAATTCCTGCGGTTTGTACGAGTAACTAAACTTTTCAGATGGAACGACTCAACAGGGAAGAATACCAAGCAGTACCGGTACACCAAGGAAGAAGAATATTGCCAGTTGAAGCCTCTTCAGCACAAGCCTGGATAGAGAATGAAGATTTGAACCCTGGGCCTGATAGCAGAACCAATAGCCCCGGCGAAAACCGTCGATTGCTAGGGAGGAAGGCTGAAAAGCCAGGATTGCAATCTGGCCTCACTCTCGGGGTTTGGAAACAATCCAAGTGCTCCTTAAGCAAGACAGTAATAAAACCACAAGCGAAGACCAAGTTTCAGAAACGAAAGGAAGTCCTCATTGAAGCTTTGCGGCCACCCTACTTCATCATCAgcattatcatttttattgtaagtgGTTTTATCATAATTTGCAAGCGAATTACCTATTTGTATACGGGATAAtactaattgaaatattaaggaaaacaatacatattgggaaatttaacaaaattccaggcaaattttacattattggCAGTAATCAGTTTCCTGTTAATGATTTCGTTACTTCAGGCGGCATTGCACTTATGCGGACCCAGGGAATGGCGGGCATGGTTAGAGTGGGCACCGGGAGCGTGGTGGCAGGAGCCCTGGCGGCTGATCACCTACGGCTGGGTGCACGCCGGCACCGCCCATCTCGCTATCAACGCGCTCGTCGCTCTGGCAGTGAGTAGGCTTTATACGAAGTTTTTATCACCATGTGGATTCTTGATCGCCATATTTTGTGTCGTGATttgcaaataataaaagtggTCTTGAATAGGTCGGGTGGCGTCTCGAGCGCGAACAAGGATGGGTACGTGTGGCGATCCTTTGGAGTGGCGGTCTGGTGGCAGGCGCCTTAGGGGCGGGAGTGCTGCAACCGCGGGTGCACGTCGTGGGTGCTTCGGCCGCTGTCTACGCACTCCTCACGGCGCACCTGCCCAACGTGTGTCTGAGGTCAATACTTTCAAATAATGATGTAATACAATGTCATGTTGTGTAAGAGTTTGTTGGATACATCAATTTTTCTCATTACAGGTTCGGCCATATACCTCTATGGTGGTTCCGACCGCTGAGCGTAGTGGTGCTAGGTGCTTCAGAACTGTGGTGGGCGGTTGTGCGGGCAGGTGCTGCAACGAGTGGCTCGGGCTACCACGTAGCGTGGGCGGCGCATGTGCTCGGCGCCGCCGCTGGTCTGCCGCTCGGCTTTCTCATTTTTAACGGTTAGTCTTTAATTTTCTTGACAATAGTATAcactatgtaatattttaaataaatacagaaataaaaagttaatttcttGCGCTTTCAGGGGAAAACAGCGGCGACAGGAGAATAGTATGGTGCAAAATATTATCGATGTGTGCAGTAGCGGTGGCCGTGACGTCGGCAGCGATACACTTCACGTACTGGTACGATGCAGACCAGTACAGCTGAAGGCGGCTGTCGCTCCTCGTGATGAAGAGGATGCGCTACAATTCCCTGCAGGCGAGGCCCTAGATATGAGGGTTGTCAGACATATCGAGACCGATACACGGACAGAAGTTGTCACATCACCTTTAAcgatataatttgtaaaactaCAGTCTTTTGTAATTAGTTATTTCCAGTGCCGAAAAAGGTTTATTCTTCGGATACCTACAATGGTTTagacaacaatttaattatcgaTGCTCTACGTTGTACCAATAATAGGATTTGACTACTTTGGTTTTCCAATTATCAAATtggaataaacataattaatgtaCCGTATGTAGGCGTTTATATGTACAAATTGTTGCAAAACGAGCTTTGGACAGGTCTCTCTTTGAGTCAGACATATTTTGGACGATGACTCTGATAGGTCTAACTTTAGTACTTAAGTGTAGGTAATTCTTCCAAAACATTACTAATCTCTGAAAGAGGTTTTGTATGTGATATTATGTcttaaaaatacgtttactGTATGTTACAtggtatacataaaaataatggaatatAGTAAATTCACCATAAGAAACGTTTTATGGAAAAATATTCTGTAGTTATTATGTTGTAAACATAACAATGTAAAGTTTTACGTTTCATATTATAAGCCTgactctttaaataaaataataacttcattttttttgttaacataTATGTGATTAGGTATAGTACTCTCTTTCTCTGAATACTGTATTTTTACGTcttatgatatataataataggatAGTGTGACGTCACTCGACTTACATATTTCGGTTCTGATAACATTATACGAgatgttaaatataacaaatagaGTCAGGCATCAGGACTAGGAGTTTGAAAACGCGATTTCTATGAAATCTCAGAATTGTGTTTTGTATCAAAACGCTCGACTTAGGAATTGAAAGTGTACATAAATAGAAGTAAGTGTTTCGATTaccaaagaaattattaatctaGTCTTTATTATTGACTAAGtacaaaaattatcttttatagaTTAAACGACTTTCGTCGTCAGTTCAGGtcctaatattattattcgtatttaaaagacttttttatattttcaataaaagtgATCCATTTGTAAAATGCGTTttctttcatattaattacttttggtTGCTAAAAAgagagaattttaaatttaatgaattatacacacaataaatatagttatgtTACGTTTTATAAGGATTAGGCAAGcctaaatgttttattcaaaatggaGATATTACACGTGTCACAGCTatgttatacaatttaatatcttGCGGTATATTGATGTACATACATTAACATATGCAAATATTTCCATTTCTGAGATCAAACCCGACAATGTCGGTTAAACATTGCCTTAACTACATGTAcgttcatataaataaaaaacacgttTAATTGACAAATAATTCCCGGTCCCTGTAGACCCTCACTGATCTGACAGAtcttaatactaaaattattatcactaGCTTATACATACAATGTAAATGCAGTTTTTAAAGCATGCTATACGtgaattaaaagttttctatTCTCACAAAATCAGTTCCGGGCCTGGTATAGCACATACAGTCtttacaaaaaccttagcaAGTCAATTGTCTACATTGCACTCCTAGCTCCGTACATTTGCACTCTTGGCACGGCGTCGAAAGCTCCGCAATAATTCTCCCGACGCGGTACATGCGCCCATATATATTACATCCAGCTAATTTTGGCAGACCTGGTATCAATCCCGAAGCCATGTTGGGTGGCCTGGCTTCCATCGTCTGCCCCGCGTGTCCTTTACTTGTTATTTCGATAGTTTTGGTTGTTATCGGTCGCTGAGTCGGTTTTATGAAAGGTTTTCGTGTTGCGATCATAGATTTTGTTGTTGACGGGCGAGGGGTTGGTTTCCTTATCGCAGTCGCTTCACCGAGTACCAAGTGATCTATTCTATTTACGGTGTTAAATGTTTTAGATGGAATGAAGGAATACTGATTAGTTTGATGAAATTGAGATGGTTTGTTTGTTGtcgttgttgttgttgttgttgtgtcAGTCGCGGAGCTAAATGGTGATGGAGGATTTGTTGATCTCTTTGGTGGAAGTGGAGTTAAATTTGATGgaattttcttaaaaggtGCTGTAGAAGTTGTTTCATATGTTTCGCTGAGAAGGAGTTGAAGTACGCTTCCGAGCGAAAACCCTTCATCGGCATCATCATCATCTTCGTACTCGTCTAATTGAGCTTTGGTTTCGTTCACCTGCGTTTGCGGAACTTCAGGTGGATTCATTTGCTCTGGCAATGTTTGTGGTATTGCAGTGGTTGAACTTAACGTTGGGGTAGTTTTCTGCTTAACATTTTGATTCTTTATCAATAGATCAGTTTCATCGGAGTGATCAATTTCAGAGTTTGAAGTGGTGATACTTATTTCTGCCGTATTGATTAAGCTGTAGTTTTTACTATCATTTATATCTTGTTTATTTGTGTGCGTAGAGTTTAATGGTTTAGATTTTTCTGTATACTTGGTATGGTTacctga includes:
- the LOC110995670 gene encoding rhomboid-related protein 2 codes for the protein MAPHAEDCEEMERLNREEYQAVPVHQGRRILPVEASSAQAWIENEDLNPGPDSRTNSPGENRRLLGRKAEKPGLQSGLTLGVWKQSKCSLSKTVIKPQAKTKFQKRKEVLIEALRPPYFIISIIIFIAALHLCGPREWRAWLEWAPGAWWQEPWRLITYGWVHAGTAHLAINALVALAVGWRLEREQGWVRVAILWSGGLVAGALGAGVLQPRVHVVGASAAVYALLTAHLPNVCLRFGHIPLWWFRPLSVVVLGASELWWAVVRAGAATSGSGYHVAWAAHVLGAAAGLPLGFLIFNGENSGDRRIVWCKILSMCAVAVAVTSAAIHFTYWYDADQYS